The Salicibibacter halophilus DNA window AATCTTCTCGCCGGGTACGGATCCATTATACGTCCAGGCATCTGTCATGGTTTCCTCATCAAACATCCAGTGCGTCTCGGTAACATTTAGATTAAACACTTCTTTACCGTCTTCAGTCATCATTTCATTCCCTTGATCCTCTTGTTGATTCTCGGTAGATCCCGTAGATCTCTAATCTAACCCCTCATCCGAGCAACCACCTAGCGCTAAAACAATGGTACTCATTCCTATATATACTTTTTTCAATTTTCTTCCTCCTTTTGATTGGTTATGTCACACTGTAAACGAAAAAAATGTAGAATTTATGAATAAAACTTAAATCTAATGAAAACTGTTTTTTTGCTCTATGAACGATCACTCCATATTTTCTACACATTTTTTTAGTACATTAACGTTATTCATGAAAAGGAGGAATTATAGAATGAAGAAGAAAATCATGATAGGGTCCTTTTCCCTAGTAACAGCTTTTGCATTAGCTGCATGTGGCAATGATGATGAAGATCCAATGCCAGATGAAGGTATGGAGATGGATCCCGATTCTGATAATAATATGGAAGATATGGAGGATGAGATGCCCGATAACGACGATATGGATGGCATGGATATGGATGACATGGATATGGACGATGACGAGCACGAAGACATGGATCACTCCACTTCCGGTGAAGTTCCGGATGATTTAGAGGAAGAAGAGAATCCAACGTTTGAAGTGGGAAGCCAAGCAATGATCGAAGACGCCCATATGGAAGAAATGGAAGGTGCTGAGGCCACCATCGTTGGGGCTTATGATACGACTGCCTACGTTGTTT harbors:
- a CDS encoding YdhK family protein, encoding MKKKIMIGSFSLVTAFALAACGNDDEDPMPDEGMEMDPDSDNNMEDMEDEMPDNDDMDGMDMDDMDMDDDEHEDMDHSTSGEVPDDLEEEENPTFEVGSQAMIEDAHMEEMEGAEATIVGAYDTTAYVVSYDPTNGGEREENHEWVVHEEIEDAGEETFEPGAEVTLEADHMDGMEGATAEIDEAEETTVYMIDYTPTDGGEEVENHKWVTEDELSEVE